Proteins encoded within one genomic window of Micromonospora halotolerans:
- the ndk gene encoding nucleoside-diphosphate kinase translates to MSSSSPDERTLVLIKPDAVRRGLVGEILGRFERKGLRIDALVLRTMDGDFADQHYAEHVDKPFYPPLKAFMTGGPLAALVLSGDQVIEVVRGMIGSTDGRKAAAGTIRGDLSLSNRENLVHASDSVDSAKREIALWFPELG, encoded by the coding sequence AGCGCACGCTCGTACTGATCAAGCCCGACGCGGTCCGCCGCGGTCTGGTCGGGGAGATCCTCGGCCGTTTCGAGCGCAAGGGCCTGCGGATCGACGCGCTGGTGCTCCGCACCATGGACGGCGACTTCGCCGACCAGCACTACGCCGAGCACGTGGACAAGCCGTTCTACCCGCCGCTGAAGGCCTTCATGACCGGCGGCCCGCTGGCGGCCCTGGTGCTCTCCGGCGACCAGGTGATCGAGGTGGTCCGCGGGATGATCGGCAGCACCGACGGCCGCAAGGCCGCCGCCGGCACCATCCGCGGCGACCTCTCCCTCTCCAACCGGGAGAACCTGGTGCACGCCTCCGACTCGGTGGACAGCGCCAAGCGCGAGATCGCCCTCTGGTTCCCCGAGCTGGGCTGA
- a CDS encoding carboxymuconolactone decarboxylase family protein, which yields MSRMDTAAVAPEAYRAVLGLEKYVQQNVDHTVLELVKLRASMLNGCSFCVDMHSRDALGAGESSRRLFAVAAWREAPFFNERERAALALTDAVTKLGEHGVPDDVWDAAAKVWSEKELADLLVAIATINVWNRISVSTRTQPPVEV from the coding sequence ATGAGCCGGATGGACACGGCGGCGGTGGCGCCGGAGGCGTACCGGGCGGTGCTCGGCCTGGAGAAGTACGTCCAGCAGAACGTGGACCACACCGTGCTGGAGCTGGTCAAGCTGCGGGCGTCGATGTTGAACGGCTGCTCGTTCTGCGTGGACATGCACAGCCGGGACGCGCTCGGGGCGGGCGAGTCGAGCCGGCGGCTGTTCGCCGTCGCGGCGTGGCGGGAGGCGCCCTTCTTCAACGAGCGGGAGCGGGCCGCGCTGGCGCTGACCGACGCGGTGACCAAGCTCGGCGAGCACGGCGTGCCGGACGACGTCTGGGACGCCGCCGCGAAGGTCTGGTCGGAGAAGGAACTGGCCGATCTGCTGGTCGCGATCGCCACAATCAACGTGTGGAACCGGATCTCGGTGAGCACCCGCACCCAGCCGCCGGTCGAGGTGTGA
- a CDS encoding ABC transporter ATP-binding protein, with translation MSDYAIEAAGLRRTYRTRTGWLRPQRREVEAVRDVDLTVGNGELFGLLGPNGAGKTTTIKLLNTLLIPTAGSARICGHDVVRETREVRRRIGYVFGGDRGLYERLSALDNLRYFAELYGVPGRDQQRRIAEVLALVRLTGRERERVEGYSRGMRQRLHIARGLLHRPRVLFLDEPSIGVDPVAARELRQTVADLAATGTTVLLTTHYMAEADELCDRIAVIANGTIQALGTPAELRRHADGRQVLEVEAYGVTDAQLAAVHALPGVREASVTVTGAAQVLTVQSDAGVDVQADVLRELDGVRLGRVAARQPTLEDAYVAIVNRVDTPTRPAERVAA, from the coding sequence ATGAGCGATTACGCGATCGAGGCGGCCGGCCTGCGGCGCACCTACCGCACCCGGACGGGATGGTTACGACCCCAGCGCCGGGAGGTGGAAGCGGTCCGCGACGTCGACCTGACGGTCGGCAACGGGGAGCTGTTCGGCCTGCTCGGACCGAACGGCGCGGGCAAGACCACTACCATCAAGCTGCTGAACACGCTGCTGATCCCGACCGCCGGCAGCGCGCGGATCTGCGGCCACGACGTGGTCAGGGAGACCCGGGAGGTACGCCGCCGCATCGGGTACGTCTTCGGTGGCGACCGGGGCCTGTACGAACGGCTGTCCGCCCTGGACAACCTGCGCTACTTCGCCGAGCTGTACGGCGTGCCGGGGCGGGATCAGCAACGACGCATCGCCGAGGTGCTGGCGCTGGTCCGGCTGACCGGCCGGGAGCGCGAGCGGGTGGAGGGCTACTCCCGGGGCATGCGGCAGCGCCTGCACATCGCCCGGGGTCTGCTGCACCGGCCGCGGGTGCTCTTCCTCGACGAGCCGTCGATCGGGGTGGACCCGGTGGCCGCCCGGGAGCTGCGGCAGACCGTCGCCGATCTGGCCGCCACCGGCACCACGGTGCTGCTGACCACCCACTACATGGCCGAGGCGGACGAACTCTGCGACCGGATCGCGGTGATCGCCAACGGCACCATCCAGGCCCTCGGCACGCCGGCCGAGCTGCGGCGGCACGCCGACGGCCGGCAGGTGCTGGAGGTCGAGGCGTACGGGGTGACCGACGCCCAGCTCGCCGCCGTCCACGCCCTGCCCGGTGTGCGCGAGGCGAGTGTGACGGTCACCGGCGCGGCGCAGGTGCTGACCGTGCAGTCCGACGCGGGGGTGGACGTGCAGGCCGACGTGCTGCGCGAGCTGGACGGCGTACGGCTGGGGCGGGTCGCCGCCCGCCAGCCCACCCTCGAGGACGCGTACGTGGCGATCGTCAACCGGGTCGACACCCCCACCCGCCCGGCCGAGAGGGTGGCCGCGTGA
- a CDS encoding ABC transporter permease: protein MSLLRMIGVGALLHTKQLSRSPFEIATALIVPVVQATLAVHLFRAGGEPGRLLEAAVGAGLMGVWSSVLFGSGGAIQNQRWQGTLEMLMLAPRPPALVIFPITLSTAVTGTYAMLATLLWGRLLYGVPLTFAHPLLFLVAAPGCVLGLGMFGLLLASTFVLMRNANALANTLEYPIWLVSGMLVPLTVLPGWTGPIAAALPTTWGARAVHEAASGGPVWPSLGICLAISLGCLASGALMMTYVERRARAAATLALA, encoded by the coding sequence GTGAGTCTGCTGCGCATGATCGGGGTGGGTGCGCTGCTGCACACCAAGCAGCTCAGCCGCTCGCCGTTCGAGATCGCGACCGCGCTGATCGTGCCGGTGGTGCAGGCGACCCTGGCGGTCCACCTCTTCCGGGCCGGCGGCGAGCCGGGCCGGCTGCTGGAGGCCGCGGTCGGCGCCGGGCTGATGGGGGTCTGGTCGTCGGTGCTCTTCGGGTCCGGCGGCGCCATCCAGAACCAGCGCTGGCAGGGCACCCTGGAGATGCTCATGCTGGCACCGCGCCCGCCCGCGCTGGTGATCTTCCCGATCACCCTGTCCACGGCGGTCACCGGCACCTACGCCATGCTCGCCACCCTGCTCTGGGGCCGGCTGCTCTACGGCGTGCCGCTGACCTTCGCGCACCCGCTGCTCTTCCTGGTCGCGGCACCCGGCTGCGTGCTCGGCCTGGGCATGTTCGGCCTGCTGCTCGCCAGCACGTTCGTGCTGATGCGCAACGCCAACGCGTTGGCCAACACGCTGGAGTACCCGATCTGGCTGGTCTCCGGGATGCTGGTGCCGCTCACGGTGCTGCCCGGCTGGACCGGCCCGATCGCCGCCGCGCTGCCCACCACCTGGGGCGCCCGGGCGGTGCACGAGGCGGCCAGCGGTGGCCCGGTCTGGCCGTCGCTGGGCATCTGCCTGGCGATCAGCCTCGGCTGCCTGGCCTCCGGCGCCCTGATGATGACGTACGTCGAGCGACGGGCCCGCGCCGCGGCGACCCTCGCGCTGGCCTGA
- the sigJ gene encoding RNA polymerase sigma factor SigJ, with product MSSPSAAAQAAGALTAHRPMLLGLAYRLLGSLHDAEDVLQEAYLRWLDVDRDSVAEPRRYLSRVVTRLALDRLRARQTARETYVGPWLPEPVPTDPSPFGPLDTVEQRETLSTALLHLLERLTPPERAVYVLHTAFALPYAEIGDLLDRSAADCRQLHHRAVARIAEGRRRFTAGPAEQRRLLDAFLAAARDGDLERLTGLVAADATSWNDGGGRVSAARNPVHGAERIARFFAGLYHRRHPDVRGTPVELNGAPALVLSWPSGPRYTLSVAAADGRITGLYLIGDPDKLAGVPG from the coding sequence GTGAGCTCACCCTCGGCGGCGGCGCAGGCGGCCGGTGCGCTCACCGCGCACCGGCCGATGCTGCTCGGGCTGGCGTACCGGCTGCTGGGCAGCCTGCACGACGCCGAGGACGTGCTCCAGGAGGCGTACCTGCGCTGGCTGGACGTCGACCGGGACAGCGTGGCCGAGCCGCGCCGCTACCTGTCCCGGGTGGTCACCCGGCTGGCCCTGGACCGGCTCCGGGCGCGGCAGACCGCCCGGGAGACGTACGTCGGGCCGTGGCTCCCCGAGCCGGTGCCGACCGACCCGTCCCCGTTCGGCCCGCTGGACACGGTCGAGCAGCGGGAGACGCTCTCCACCGCGCTGCTGCACCTGCTGGAACGGCTCACCCCGCCGGAGCGGGCGGTGTACGTGCTGCACACCGCCTTCGCCCTGCCGTACGCCGAGATCGGTGACCTGCTGGACCGGTCCGCGGCGGACTGCCGGCAACTGCACCATCGCGCCGTGGCCCGGATCGCCGAGGGCCGGCGGCGGTTCACCGCGGGCCCGGCCGAGCAGCGCCGGCTGCTCGACGCCTTCCTGGCCGCGGCGCGCGACGGCGACCTGGAGCGGCTGACCGGCCTGGTCGCGGCCGACGCCACCTCGTGGAACGACGGCGGCGGCCGGGTCTCCGCGGCCCGCAACCCGGTACACGGCGCGGAACGGATCGCCCGCTTCTTCGCCGGCCTGTACCACCGCCGCCACCCCGACGTCCGGGGCACCCCGGTCGAGCTCAACGGCGCGCCCGCGCTGGTGCTGAGCTGGCCGTCCGGCCCCCGCTACACGCTCTCCGTGGCGGCCGCCGACGGCCGGATCACCGGCCTCTACCTCATCGGCGACCCGGACAAACTGGCCGGGGTGCCGGGCTGA
- a CDS encoding ABC transporter permease produces MALFRLIGTGGVIAYRALFNWTTPAMFIGSLLVGPIFQLLFFAYLGRQLGVADDRFYIVGNAVLAASLSCVFGGTMAVANERRFGTLGHVLLSPRSRTAVFLGRVLPYAGNGLLIAVSTLTVGALLLGLRVPPEALPALLATLAVAALSCGFFGLTLGALGLRFRDVWVVSNVSVALLLLLTGVNVPAAELPGWMRAVGEGMPITHAAGAARRLVAGEGFAAAAPALAAEAAVGLGYALLAALLLRVFEAESRRRASLDTM; encoded by the coding sequence ATGGCACTCTTCCGGCTGATCGGCACGGGCGGCGTGATCGCCTACCGGGCCCTGTTCAACTGGACCACACCGGCGATGTTCATCGGCTCGCTGCTGGTGGGGCCGATCTTCCAGCTGCTCTTCTTCGCGTACCTGGGTCGGCAGCTCGGGGTCGCCGACGACCGCTTCTACATCGTCGGCAACGCGGTGCTCGCCGCCTCGCTCTCCTGCGTCTTCGGCGGCACCATGGCGGTCGCGAACGAGCGGCGCTTCGGCACCCTCGGGCACGTGCTGCTCTCCCCGCGCAGCCGCACCGCGGTCTTCCTCGGCCGGGTCCTCCCGTACGCCGGGAACGGCCTGCTCATCGCGGTGAGCACGCTGACCGTCGGCGCGCTCCTGCTCGGCCTGCGGGTGCCGCCGGAGGCCCTGCCAGCGCTGCTGGCCACCCTGGCCGTGGCGGCGCTGTCCTGCGGTTTCTTCGGCCTCACCCTCGGCGCCCTCGGCCTGCGGTTCCGGGACGTCTGGGTGGTCTCCAACGTGTCGGTGGCGCTGCTGCTCCTGCTCACCGGCGTGAACGTGCCGGCCGCCGAGCTGCCCGGCTGGATGCGCGCGGTGGGCGAGGGCATGCCGATCACCCACGCAGCCGGGGCAGCCCGCCGGCTGGTGGCCGGCGAGGGCTTCGCGGCGGCCGCGCCGGCCCTCGCCGCCGAGGCCGCCGTCGGACTCGGGTACGCGCTCCTGGCCGCGCTCCTCCTCAGGGTCTTCGAGGCCGAGTCCCGCCGCCGCGCCTCCCTGGACACCATGTAG
- a CDS encoding ArsR family transcriptional regulator, giving the protein MIRIELDEPTLARTRIATSPLWEAKCSLYLLERYRDEAPWPYTGWARHAWRLLAERPATAPVRLYTRTGPWYPDFLGPVPPSASPTLEEELAALRATPAEVIAEQIPRYHDPDDLPDWLRPFVTDRQAALDRLADGIQAYWDAAVAPWWPAMRAALDEEVLHRARSLAADGPDALLADLHERVRWERPVLSLVKPSERSFKAVDQRLLLIPLIFSRGALTHSTDHPEVIAVSYQARGAVLLADRPAGAAPPATVGPDRLAVLVGRGRAQVLRALTRPATTAGLAATLGLAPSTVSEHLAALLTAGVAHRRRVGRRVLYGLEPAGLALVTLIGADPATASA; this is encoded by the coding sequence GTGATCCGGATCGAGTTGGACGAGCCCACGCTGGCCCGTACCCGGATCGCCACCAGCCCGCTCTGGGAGGCCAAGTGCAGCCTCTACCTTCTGGAGCGCTACCGGGACGAGGCGCCCTGGCCGTACACCGGCTGGGCCCGGCACGCCTGGCGGCTGCTCGCCGAACGGCCCGCGACCGCCCCGGTGCGGCTCTACACCCGGACCGGCCCGTGGTACCCGGACTTCCTCGGTCCGGTGCCGCCCAGCGCCAGCCCGACCCTCGAGGAGGAGCTGGCCGCGCTGCGGGCCACCCCCGCCGAGGTGATCGCCGAGCAGATCCCCCGCTACCACGACCCGGACGACCTGCCGGACTGGCTGCGCCCGTTCGTCACCGACCGGCAGGCGGCGCTGGACCGCCTCGCCGACGGCATCCAGGCGTACTGGGACGCGGCGGTCGCACCCTGGTGGCCGGCCATGCGGGCAGCCCTGGACGAGGAGGTGCTGCACCGGGCGCGGTCGCTGGCCGCCGACGGCCCGGACGCGCTCCTCGCCGACCTGCACGAGCGCGTCCGCTGGGAACGGCCGGTGCTCAGCCTGGTCAAGCCCTCGGAGCGGAGCTTCAAGGCGGTCGACCAGCGGCTGCTGCTGATCCCGCTGATCTTCTCCCGGGGCGCGCTCACCCACTCCACCGACCACCCCGAGGTCATCGCGGTCTCCTACCAGGCCCGCGGCGCGGTCCTGCTGGCGGACCGGCCGGCCGGCGCCGCCCCGCCGGCCACCGTGGGGCCCGACCGGCTGGCGGTGCTCGTCGGCCGGGGCCGGGCCCAGGTGCTGCGGGCGCTGACCCGGCCGGCCACCACCGCCGGGCTGGCCGCCACCCTCGGCCTGGCGCCGAGCACCGTCTCCGAGCACCTCGCCGCACTGCTCACCGCCGGGGTGGCGCATCGCCGGCGGGTGGGCCGCCGGGTCCTGTACGGCCTGGAACCGGCCGGCCTGGCCCTGGTCACCCTGATCGGTGCGGACCCGGCCACCGCCTCCGCCTGA